The following coding sequences lie in one Hyphobacterium sp. CCMP332 genomic window:
- a CDS encoding nuclear transport factor 2 family protein has product MTGSTTSAAALAEAQLVAYNARDLDAFCACFAPDVEIYNFPDHLVLRGAGAFRARYAERFKAPGLTAELLSRMVLGNTAIDHERIWFEGRELSTPVEAIAIYSAHESLISRVDFIREGTPQ; this is encoded by the coding sequence ATGACGGGTTCCACGACCAGTGCCGCCGCGCTCGCAGAGGCCCAGCTTGTGGCTTACAACGCCCGCGATCTTGATGCCTTTTGCGCCTGCTTTGCGCCAGATGTTGAAATCTACAATTTTCCGGATCATCTCGTTCTCAGGGGCGCAGGGGCTTTCCGGGCTCGCTACGCCGAGCGGTTCAAGGCTCCCGGACTGACGGCCGAGCTTTTGAGCCGGATGGTTTTGGGCAATACCGCGATCGACCACGAACGCATCTGGTTTGAAGGGCGCGAGCTCAGCACTCCCGTGGAGGCGATCGCCATATACAGTGCGCATGAGAGCCTGATCTCGCGCGTTGATTTCATCAGGGAAGGGACGCCGCAATGA
- the nuoE gene encoding NADH-quinone oxidoreductase subunit NuoE, producing the protein MSARKIALDQPESFSFSKDSEKEIKFWLNKYPKPKKASAVIPMLWIAQKQDGWVSEPAMREIADRLGMPKIRVMEVATFYTMFNLAPAGDHLIQLCGTTPCWLRGADDLKKVCADKIGPKGKVTADGKLSWMEVECLGACANAPMVQISNSAGDHYYEDLTGETMGKIIDDLAADKKPKPGSQTGRSCSEAEGGSMALTDGALYDGSLAKKVKLPNTKPKKEKA; encoded by the coding sequence ATGAGCGCTCGCAAGATTGCTCTGGACCAGCCGGAAAGCTTCTCGTTTTCAAAAGATTCCGAGAAAGAAATAAAGTTCTGGTTGAACAAGTATCCGAAACCCAAGAAGGCCTCTGCCGTCATTCCCATGCTGTGGATTGCGCAAAAGCAGGACGGCTGGGTGTCCGAACCGGCCATGCGCGAAATCGCGGATCGTCTGGGCATGCCGAAAATCCGGGTGATGGAGGTCGCAACCTTCTACACCATGTTCAATCTGGCCCCGGCAGGTGATCATCTGATCCAGCTTTGCGGCACAACGCCGTGCTGGTTGCGCGGTGCGGACGACCTCAAAAAAGTCTGTGCGGACAAGATCGGCCCCAAGGGCAAAGTCACGGCTGACGGCAAACTGTCCTGGATGGAAGTAGAATGCCTGGGCGCGTGTGCGAATGCGCCAATGGTGCAGATATCCAATTCGGCGGGCGATCATTATTATGAAGACCTGACCGGCGAAACGATGGGCAAGATTATCGACGATCTCGCTGCCGATAAAAAGCCGAAGCCGGGTTCGCAAACCGGTCGTTCCTGTTCAGAGGCCGAAGGCGGTTCGATGGCGTTGACTGATGGCGCGCTTTACGACGGTTCGCTGGCCAAGAAGGTCAAGCTGCCCAACACCAAACCCAAGAAGGAAAAGGCCTGA
- the nuoF gene encoding NADH-quinone oxidoreductase subunit NuoF, which produces MVQLLEDKDRIFLNLFGREDPGLDGAKKRGAWNATKDMIDMGPEWIVDQVKASGLRGRGGAGFPTGLKWSFMPKEVGARPHYLVVNADESEPGTCKDREIMRNDPHLLIEGCLIASFAMRAKACYIYIRGEYVDERIALEKAIMEAYDAKLIGQNNIHGWDFDCYVHHGAGAYICGEETALLESLEGKKGQPRLKPPFPANAGLYGCPTTVNNVESIAVAPTIIRRGAEWFAGFGRQGNTGTKVFSISGHVNKPCNIEEVMSIPLKTLIETHAGGVRGGWDNLKAIIPGGSSVPCIPADTCTDILMDFDALKDVKSGLGTAAVIVMDKSTDIIKAIARISYFYKHESCGQCTPCREGTGWMWRVLERMARGESSTDEIDKLLDVASQVEGHTICALGDAAAWPVQGLIRHFRHEIEDRINTYRAGKPVAVSHMAAE; this is translated from the coding sequence ATGGTTCAACTTCTTGAAGATAAAGACCGTATTTTCCTGAACCTGTTTGGCCGGGAAGATCCGGGTCTGGACGGCGCAAAGAAACGCGGCGCGTGGAATGCGACCAAGGACATGATCGATATGGGTCCGGAATGGATCGTCGATCAGGTCAAGGCGTCCGGCCTGCGCGGCCGTGGCGGCGCCGGTTTCCCGACCGGTCTGAAATGGTCCTTCATGCCCAAGGAAGTGGGTGCCCGCCCGCATTATCTGGTCGTCAATGCCGACGAATCCGAACCGGGCACCTGCAAGGACCGCGAGATCATGCGCAATGATCCGCACCTCCTGATCGAAGGCTGTCTCATTGCCTCCTTCGCGATGCGCGCCAAGGCCTGCTACATCTATATTCGCGGTGAATATGTCGACGAACGCATCGCGCTCGAAAAGGCCATAATGGAAGCGTATGACGCCAAGCTGATCGGCCAGAACAATATCCATGGATGGGACTTTGACTGCTACGTCCACCATGGTGCCGGCGCCTATATTTGCGGCGAGGAAACCGCGCTGCTGGAAAGCCTGGAAGGCAAGAAGGGTCAGCCGCGCCTGAAGCCGCCATTCCCGGCCAATGCGGGCCTTTATGGCTGCCCGACGACGGTCAACAATGTGGAATCCATCGCCGTGGCACCGACCATTATCCGCCGCGGCGCGGAATGGTTTGCGGGCTTTGGCCGACAGGGCAATACCGGCACCAAGGTGTTCTCGATTTCCGGCCATGTGAACAAGCCTTGTAATATCGAGGAGGTCATGTCCATCCCCCTGAAAACGCTGATCGAAACCCATGCGGGCGGCGTGCGCGGTGGTTGGGATAATCTCAAAGCCATCATCCCGGGCGGCTCGTCCGTGCCGTGTATTCCGGCCGATACCTGCACCGATATCCTGATGGATTTTGATGCGCTGAAGGATGTGAAATCCGGCCTCGGTACAGCGGCGGTGATTGTCATGGATAAATCCACCGACATCATCAAGGCGATTGCCCGCATCTCCTATTTCTACAAGCATGAAAGCTGCGGCCAGTGTACGCCGTGCCGTGAGGGCACAGGCTGGATGTGGCGCGTGCTGGAACGCATGGCACGGGGCGAAAGCTCGACCGACGAGATCGACAAGCTGCTGGACGTCGCCAGTCAGGTGGAAGGCCACACGATCTGCGCGCTCGGCGATGCCGCGGCCTGGCCGGTGCAGGGCCTGATCCGCCATTTCCGCCACGAGATCGAAGACCGCATCAATACCTATCGCGCCGGCAAGCCCGTCGCGGTGTCACACATGGCCGCGGAGTAG
- the nuoG gene encoding NADH-quinone oxidoreductase subunit NuoG, whose product MTDNLRTIIIDGEEIDVPNHYTLLQAAEAAGKEIPRFCYHERLSVAGNCRMCLVELVGAPKPAASCAMNVSDMRGGPNGEPPAMNTASPMVKKAREGVMEFLLINHPLDCPICDQGGECDLQDQAMAYGRSGTRYTENKRAVEDKNMGPLIKTIMTRCIQCTRCVRFVTEVAGSPEIGMLNRGEDAEITTYLEAAVESELSGNVIDLCPVGALTSKPYAYNARPWELKKTETIDVMDAMGSWIRVDSRGPGVLRIMPRVNDEINEEWISDKTRFIWDGLQRQRLDKPYARKDGKLAPVSWEEALGVAADKLSGDAKKIGVIAGDLNSIEELKAAKDLFDALGVTSIDGRQDGAKLGDGPRESWLFNSTIAGIDEADAILLVGTDPRLEAPVLNARIRRAWLERDVKVGVIGATGDLTYPFEQVGDGPKDLKGFGGKRSGFTKTLKDADKPMIIVGAAALARADGAQVLRAAGEVAAKVGAVKDGWNGFNVLHTAASRVGALDLGFVPGKGGKSVAEMQTGGMDTIVLMGADEIDADFGDAFVIYVGHHGDRGAHRADLILPGATYTEKKGMWANMEGRVQFNARAIFPKGEAKEDWAIFRALSDRLNKTLPYNSLEELRAKLIADHPVFGGIDHAPGHATAAEFDVASIGEAGDMGAEPFRLAIADFYLTNAIARASKTMADCSALKSAPHAQAAE is encoded by the coding sequence ATGACTGATAATCTCCGCACCATCATCATCGACGGCGAGGAAATCGACGTCCCGAACCACTACACGCTGCTGCAGGCAGCCGAGGCGGCTGGCAAGGAAATCCCGCGTTTCTGCTATCACGAGCGCCTGTCAGTCGCCGGCAATTGCCGCATGTGTCTGGTCGAGCTGGTCGGCGCGCCGAAGCCGGCGGCGTCCTGCGCCATGAATGTGTCGGACATGCGCGGTGGGCCGAATGGCGAACCGCCGGCGATGAATACCGCTTCACCGATGGTGAAGAAGGCGCGCGAAGGCGTCATGGAATTCCTGTTGATCAATCACCCGCTCGATTGCCCGATCTGCGATCAGGGCGGCGAATGTGACCTGCAGGATCAGGCCATGGCCTATGGCCGCTCCGGCACGCGCTATACCGAGAACAAGCGCGCCGTTGAAGACAAGAATATGGGCCCGCTGATCAAGACGATCATGACCCGTTGCATCCAGTGTACGCGCTGCGTGCGCTTTGTGACTGAAGTCGCGGGTTCGCCCGAAATCGGCATGCTCAATCGCGGCGAGGATGCCGAGATTACCACTTATCTGGAAGCCGCGGTTGAATCCGAGCTTTCGGGCAATGTGATTGATCTCTGCCCCGTTGGTGCGCTCACCTCCAAGCCCTATGCCTATAATGCACGCCCCTGGGAGCTGAAGAAGACCGAGACCATCGATGTCATGGACGCGATGGGCTCCTGGATCCGTGTCGACAGCCGCGGCCCCGGCGTTCTGCGCATCATGCCGCGCGTCAATGACGAAATTAACGAGGAATGGATCTCCGACAAAACCCGCTTCATCTGGGACGGCCTGCAGCGCCAGCGCCTCGACAAGCCCTATGCCCGAAAAGACGGCAAGCTGGCACCTGTGTCGTGGGAAGAAGCGCTCGGCGTTGCCGCAGACAAACTCTCCGGAGATGCAAAGAAGATTGGCGTCATCGCTGGCGATCTCAACTCGATTGAGGAACTGAAAGCCGCGAAAGACCTGTTCGACGCGCTTGGCGTGACCTCCATCGATGGTCGTCAGGATGGCGCAAAGCTGGGCGATGGTCCGCGCGAAAGCTGGCTGTTCAACTCTACCATTGCCGGAATTGACGAGGCCGATGCCATCCTGCTGGTCGGCACCGATCCGCGCCTCGAAGCGCCCGTGCTCAATGCCCGCATCCGCCGGGCATGGCTGGAGCGCGACGTGAAAGTTGGTGTCATCGGCGCCACAGGTGATCTGACCTATCCGTTCGAGCAGGTGGGCGATGGCCCCAAGGACCTCAAGGGTTTTGGCGGCAAGCGCTCCGGCTTCACCAAGACCCTGAAAGATGCCGACAAGCCGATGATCATTGTCGGTGCCGCAGCCCTGGCCCGCGCAGACGGCGCTCAGGTCTTGCGCGCCGCCGGCGAGGTCGCGGCCAAGGTCGGCGCAGTCAAGGATGGCTGGAACGGCTTCAACGTGCTGCACACCGCTGCTTCGCGCGTCGGCGCACTCGATCTCGGATTTGTGCCGGGCAAGGGCGGCAAATCGGTTGCAGAGATGCAGACGGGCGGTATGGACACCATCGTATTGATGGGCGCAGACGAAATCGATGCCGATTTCGGCGATGCCTTCGTAATCTATGTGGGTCATCACGGCGATCGCGGTGCGCATCGCGCGGATCTGATCCTGCCCGGCGCCACCTATACCGAGAAAAAAGGCATGTGGGCCAATATGGAAGGCCGCGTGCAATTCAATGCCCGCGCCATCTTCCCGAAGGGCGAGGCGAAAGAGGACTGGGCCATTTTCCGCGCCCTGTCCGATCGCCTGAACAAGACATTGCCGTATAATTCGCTGGAAGAATTACGGGCAAAGCTGATTGCCGATCATCCCGTCTTCGGCGGCATTGATCATGCGCCGGGCCACGCCACAGCCGCTGAATTTGATGTGGCATCGATTGGCGAAGCGGGCGATATGGGCGCCGAGCCTTTCCGGTTGGCAATCGCTGACTTCTACCTCACGAACGCAATCGCACGGGCCTCGAAAACCATGGCGGACTGTTCGGCACTCAAATCAGCGCCTCACGCGCAAGCGGCGGAGTAG
- the nuoH gene encoding NADH-quinone oxidoreductase subunit NuoH, with protein MDPIPFLSWPVSVEWTLVAVGQILAFMIVLLISLAFLLLLDRKVWASVQMRKGPNVVGAFGLLQSFADFLKFVFKEIVVPAGADRTLFLIAPLITFILAFIGWAVVPVAPGWVIADLNVGILYLFAISSLGVYGIIIGGWASNSKYPFLGALRSAAQMVSYEVSIGFIIVTVLLFAGSMNLSVIVDQQAGGFWNWNMLALHTLPVPMFLVMIPMTGIFFISALAETNRPPFDLPEAESELVAGYQVEYSSTPYLLFMIGEYLNIVLMCAMTTILFFGGWHAPFEFLSFLPPFFWFAAKVIFFFFMFAMVKALVPRYRYDQLMRLGWKIFLPTSLGAVVLVGAYVAYSGAAS; from the coding sequence ATGGATCCGATTCCCTTCCTCAGCTGGCCGGTTTCCGTCGAGTGGACGCTTGTGGCGGTCGGTCAGATTCTGGCCTTCATGATCGTGCTTCTGATCTCGCTGGCCTTCCTGCTTCTGCTGGATCGCAAGGTCTGGGCCTCGGTCCAGATGCGCAAGGGTCCCAACGTGGTCGGCGCTTTCGGCTTGCTGCAATCCTTTGCCGACTTCCTGAAATTCGTGTTCAAGGAAATCGTCGTGCCCGCCGGGGCGGATCGCACGCTCTTCCTGATTGCGCCGCTGATCACCTTCATCCTCGCCTTTATCGGCTGGGCCGTGGTGCCGGTCGCGCCGGGCTGGGTGATTGCCGATCTCAATGTCGGTATCCTCTACCTATTCGCGATTTCTTCGCTTGGCGTTTACGGCATCATCATTGGCGGCTGGGCGTCCAACTCGAAATATCCATTCCTCGGTGCGCTGCGGTCTGCCGCGCAGATGGTGTCCTATGAAGTCTCCATCGGCTTCATCATCGTCACCGTCCTGCTGTTTGCGGGCTCCATGAATCTGTCGGTCATCGTCGATCAGCAGGCCGGCGGTTTCTGGAACTGGAACATGCTGGCCCTGCACACCTTGCCGGTGCCGATGTTCCTGGTGATGATCCCGATGACGGGCATTTTCTTCATCTCGGCGCTGGCGGAGACTAACCGCCCGCCCTTTGATCTTCCGGAAGCGGAATCGGAACTCGTGGCCGGCTACCAGGTGGAATATTCCTCCACTCCGTATCTGCTCTTCATGATCGGCGAATATCTCAACATCGTTCTGATGTGCGCCATGACCACCATCCTCTTCTTTGGCGGATGGCATGCGCCGTTCGAATTCCTGTCCTTCCTGCCGCCTTTCTTCTGGTTTGCCGCCAAGGTGATCTTCTTCTTCTTCATGTTCGCCATGGTGAAGGCGCTGGTGCCGCGCTATCGCTATGACCAGCTGATGCGTCTGGGCTGGAAAATCTTCCTGCCGACCTCACTCGGTGCCGTCGTGCTGGTTGGCGCTTACGTTGCCTATTCGGGAGCTGCCTCATGA
- the nuoI gene encoding NADH-quinone oxidoreductase subunit NuoI codes for MSRIAQTIRGALLMDFWGAFVMGLRYMAQPKATINYPFEKGPLSPRFRGQHALRRYANGEERCIACKLCEAVCPAQAITIEAEPREDGSRRTTRYDIDMVKCIYCGFCEEACPVDAIVEGPNFEFATETREELYYDKEKLLANGDRWEREIARNLELDAPYR; via the coding sequence ATGAGCCGTATCGCCCAAACCATTCGCGGCGCCTTGCTGATGGATTTCTGGGGCGCTTTTGTCATGGGCCTGCGCTACATGGCGCAGCCGAAAGCGACCATCAATTATCCGTTTGAAAAAGGCCCGCTCAGCCCGCGTTTCCGCGGCCAGCATGCCTTGCGCCGCTACGCCAATGGCGAAGAGCGTTGCATCGCCTGCAAGCTGTGTGAAGCGGTCTGCCCGGCACAAGCCATCACCATTGAGGCGGAACCGCGCGAAGACGGCTCGCGCCGCACGACGCGCTATGACATCGACATGGTGAAGTGCATCTATTGCGGCTTCTGCGAGGAAGCCTGCCCGGTCGACGCCATCGTCGAGGGACCGAATTTCGAGTTCGCCACGGAAACCCGTGAAGAGCTTTATTACGACAAGGAAAAACTGCTTGCGAACGGCGATCGGTGGGAACGCGAGATCGCGCGCAATCTGGAATTGGACGCGCCTTACCGCTAG
- a CDS encoding NADH-quinone oxidoreductase subunit J, with product MLQVIAFWILASVTVLSAFFVVAARNPVRSVLWLILAFFSAAGLFVLLGAEFLAMLLIVVYVGAVAVLFLFVVMMLDVDFTELKQGFLSDLPFGALVAIVLVAELIIVGQSWTQANVVAPAGASTTPEGVSNVEALGMLLYDDYAYFFQAAGLVLLVAMIGAIVLTLRHKPHVKRQNIAEQVGRDRKTAVTMHDVKSGEGLGE from the coding sequence ATGCTGCAGGTAATAGCATTCTGGATTTTGGCGAGCGTGACGGTCCTGTCCGCTTTCTTTGTCGTGGCCGCGCGAAACCCTGTGAGGTCCGTTCTCTGGCTGATCCTTGCATTTTTCTCGGCAGCGGGCCTGTTCGTGCTCCTTGGTGCCGAATTCCTCGCCATGCTCCTGATCGTGGTCTATGTCGGCGCGGTCGCTGTGCTTTTCCTGTTTGTCGTGATGATGCTCGACGTTGATTTCACCGAGTTGAAGCAGGGCTTCCTCAGCGATCTGCCATTTGGCGCGCTGGTTGCCATCGTGCTGGTCGCGGAACTGATCATTGTCGGTCAGTCCTGGACGCAGGCGAATGTCGTGGCCCCCGCAGGTGCCAGTACCACACCGGAAGGCGTCTCCAATGTCGAGGCGCTCGGCATGCTGCTATATGACGATTATGCGTATTTCTTCCAGGCCGCAGGTCTGGTTCTGTTGGTCGCCATGATTGGCGCCATCGTCCTGACCTTGCGCCACAAGCCGCATGTGAAACGTCAGAATATTGCTGAACAGGTCGGACGCGATCGCAAGACCGCGGTGACCATGCACGATGTGAAATCCGGAGAGGGACTGGGCGAATGA
- the nuoK gene encoding NADH-quinone oxidoreductase subunit NuoK, with amino-acid sequence MTEIGLSHYLAVAAILFTIGVFGIFVNRKNVIILLMSVELLLLAVNINLVAFSSFLGDLAGQVFAMFVLTVAAAEAAVGLAILVVYFRNRGNISVEDVNLMKG; translated from the coding sequence ATGACCGAGATCGGGCTGTCACACTATCTCGCGGTTGCCGCGATCCTGTTCACCATCGGGGTGTTCGGCATTTTCGTGAACCGCAAGAATGTCATTATTCTCCTTATGTCGGTCGAGCTCCTGCTGCTCGCCGTCAACATCAACCTCGTGGCGTTTTCCTCCTTCCTCGGCGATCTCGCCGGTCAGGTCTTTGCCATGTTCGTTCTCACCGTCGCGGCGGCTGAAGCCGCGGTGGGCCTTGCAATCCTTGTCGTCTACTTCCGGAATCGTGGAAACATTTCGGTCGAAGACGTGAATTTGATGAAGGGCTAG
- the nuoL gene encoding NADH-quinone oxidoreductase subunit L, producing the protein MAPILIVFGPLVGALVSGLFQRFIGDRAAQVITTGLLILSAVLSAWVFYDVIFAENVRTIPLATWMSIGDFQATWSLRLDTLSAVMLVVVTSVSSLVHVYSWGYMSDDPHRARFFSYLSLFTFAMLMLVTADDFLQLFFGWEGVGLASYLLIGFWYKKKSANNAAIKAFVTNRVGDFGFALGIMAIFAIFGSISFDSVFSDVEGMAALTWNFLGMEYNAIELIAFLLFIGAMGKSAQFFLHVWLPDAMEGPTPVSALIHAATMVTAGVFLVCRCYPLFEAAPMASAFMTVIGATTALYAATVGLAQNDIKRVIAYSTCSQLGYMFFAAGLGLYSAAMFHLFTHAFFKALLFLGAGSVIHGLHHEQDMRKMGGTFKALPATYLLMVIGTLALTGVGIPGTPIGFAGFFSKDMIIEEAFMMGQEGVPFGMLAFWVGVIAAGLTSFYSWRLIFMTFHGKFRGEKEVIDHAHESPPVMMIPLVLLAVGALFAGVAFKNQFVGQNAFTFWEDSLPAGPYAEGNYGDAYRASLAVEVMAGHSELEAGSLDAAVDEGDAHSPSQTAADHGDDAAHAGDAEHGEEGEYHGGHHPPTWVLWTPLFVTAFGFALAWFLYIRHAGFGAQLAARRGPLHSFLLNKWYFDELYNFVFVRGAAALGDLFWKVGDRRIIDGLGPNGFAASAMAAARRLSKAQSGFLYHYAFVMLIGVVALTIWAMTGAGGE; encoded by the coding sequence ATGGCACCGATCCTCATCGTCTTCGGCCCGCTTGTCGGCGCGCTGGTCTCCGGACTGTTCCAGCGCTTCATCGGTGATCGCGCCGCTCAGGTGATCACCACCGGCCTGCTGATCCTCTCTGCCGTCCTGTCGGCCTGGGTCTTCTACGACGTCATCTTCGCTGAAAACGTCCGCACCATCCCGCTCGCAACGTGGATGAGCATTGGCGACTTCCAGGCGACCTGGTCGCTGCGCCTCGATACGCTCTCGGCGGTCATGCTGGTCGTGGTGACGAGCGTCTCCTCGCTCGTCCACGTCTATTCCTGGGGTTATATGAGCGACGACCCGCATCGGGCACGCTTCTTCAGCTATCTCTCCCTCTTTACCTTTGCCATGCTGATGCTGGTGACGGCCGACGATTTCCTCCAGCTCTTCTTCGGCTGGGAAGGTGTGGGGCTGGCCTCCTATCTGCTGATCGGTTTCTGGTACAAGAAAAAGTCCGCCAACAATGCCGCCATCAAGGCTTTCGTCACCAACCGCGTCGGCGATTTCGGCTTTGCACTTGGCATCATGGCGATCTTTGCGATCTTCGGATCCATCAGCTTTGACAGCGTCTTCAGTGATGTTGAAGGCATGGCGGCGCTGACCTGGAATTTCCTCGGGATGGAATACAATGCGATCGAGCTGATCGCCTTCCTCCTCTTTATCGGTGCGATGGGCAAATCCGCGCAATTCTTCCTGCATGTCTGGTTGCCGGACGCGATGGAAGGCCCGACACCCGTTTCCGCGCTGATCCACGCTGCGACCATGGTCACGGCCGGCGTCTTTCTCGTCTGCCGCTGTTATCCGCTGTTCGAAGCTGCACCGATGGCTTCGGCCTTCATGACGGTGATCGGCGCGACGACGGCGCTCTATGCGGCAACAGTCGGTCTTGCCCAGAATGACATCAAGCGCGTCATCGCCTATTCGACCTGTTCCCAGCTCGGCTACATGTTCTTTGCCGCAGGCTTGGGGCTGTATTCTGCGGCCATGTTCCACCTCTTTACGCACGCCTTCTTCAAGGCGCTGCTCTTCCTCGGCGCGGGCTCGGTTATTCACGGCCTGCATCACGAGCAGGACATGCGCAAAATGGGCGGCACGTTCAAGGCGCTCCCCGCAACCTATCTCCTGATGGTCATCGGCACGCTGGCGCTGACCGGCGTGGGAATTCCGGGCACGCCGATCGGCTTTGCCGGCTTCTTCTCCAAGGACATGATTATCGAGGAGGCCTTCATGATGGGGCAGGAGGGCGTACCCTTCGGCATGCTGGCCTTCTGGGTCGGCGTGATCGCCGCCGGCCTGACCAGCTTCTATTCCTGGCGTCTGATCTTCATGACCTTCCACGGCAAGTTCCGCGGTGAGAAAGAGGTCATCGACCACGCGCATGAAAGCCCGCCGGTGATGATGATTCCGCTGGTGCTTCTGGCGGTCGGCGCGCTCTTTGCGGGCGTCGCCTTCAAGAACCAGTTTGTCGGTCAGAATGCCTTCACCTTCTGGGAAGATTCTCTGCCGGCAGGCCCCTATGCCGAGGGAAATTATGGCGATGCATATCGTGCCTCGCTCGCCGTTGAGGTCATGGCGGGCCATTCCGAGCTGGAAGCCGGTTCTCTGGATGCCGCAGTAGACGAGGGTGATGCCCATTCACCGTCGCAAACGGCCGCCGATCACGGTGATGACGCGGCTCATGCCGGTGACGCCGAGCATGGCGAAGAGGGCGAATATCATGGCGGCCACCATCCGCCCACCTGGGTACTTTGGACGCCGCTCTTCGTGACCGCCTTCGGCTTTGCGCTGGCCTGGTTCCTCTACATTCGCCATGCCGGCTTTGGAGCGCAGCTCGCGGCCCGCAGGGGGCCGCTGCACAGCTTCCTGCTGAACAAGTGGTATTTCGACGAACTCTACAATTTCGTCTTTGTCCGCGGCGCTGCGGCGCTCGGCGATCTGTTCTGGAAGGTGGGCGACCGGCGCATCATTGACGGCCTTGGCCCGAACGGCTTTGCGGCTTCGGCCATGGCGGCGGCCCGGCGTCTGTCGAAGGCCCAGTCCGGATTCCTTTATCACTACGCATTTGTCATGCTGATCGGGGTGGTGGCACTCACCATCTGGGCCATGACCGGCGCGGGAGGCGAATAG
- a CDS encoding NADH-quinone oxidoreductase subunit M — protein MLSAVTFAPLAGALVITLFKMFSRAEDSAFIEKNARGVALLTTLVTFALAIVMMFQFDPEIAGFQMVEYVPWFTELGMGYRMGVDGLSVLFVLLTAFLMPIAILASWKIEKRVADYMIAFLILETLMIGVFCALDMVLFYFFFEGGLIPMFLIIGVWGGANRVYAAFKFFLYTLLGSVLMLVAMVFMYLQAGTTNIEVLLTTPFAAEVQTWLWLAFFASFAVKMPMWPVHTWLPDAHVEAPTAGSVILAGVLLKMGGYGFLRFSIPMFPDATAYFTPLVFVLSVIAIIYTSLVAFRQTDIKKLIAYSSVAHMGLVTMGLFAMTELGVQGAIFQMLSHGVISGALFLAVGVIYDRMHTREIAFYGGLVHRMPVYAAILALFTMANVGLPGTSGFVGEIMVMIGTFQVSTWAAAGAAIGVILSAVYMLTAYRNLVLGDLTNPKLAEINDMNVREWAIFTPLIIATIVLGFFSTLITDVTAASVEQLISNYQAALAASAQ, from the coding sequence ATGCTCTCTGCCGTAACCTTTGCGCCGCTGGCTGGCGCCCTCGTCATCACGCTGTTCAAGATGTTCTCGCGTGCCGAGGACTCCGCCTTCATCGAGAAGAATGCGCGCGGCGTGGCCTTGCTGACGACGCTCGTCACCTTCGCGCTGGCGATTGTGATGATGTTCCAGTTCGATCCTGAGATCGCCGGCTTCCAGATGGTCGAATATGTGCCGTGGTTCACCGAACTCGGCATGGGCTATCGTATGGGCGTCGACGGCCTGTCCGTGCTCTTTGTTTTGCTCACGGCCTTCCTGATGCCGATTGCCATTCTGGCGAGCTGGAAAATCGAGAAGCGCGTCGCCGACTACATGATCGCCTTCCTGATCCTGGAAACGCTGATGATCGGCGTCTTCTGCGCTCTGGACATGGTGCTCTTCTACTTCTTCTTCGAAGGCGGCCTTATCCCGATGTTCCTGATCATTGGCGTCTGGGGCGGCGCCAATCGCGTCTATGCGGCCTTCAAATTCTTCCTCTATACGCTGCTCGGTTCGGTGCTGATGCTCGTCGCCATGGTCTTCATGTATTTGCAGGCCGGCACCACGAATATCGAGGTCTTGCTGACCACACCGTTTGCGGCCGAAGTGCAGACTTGGCTGTGGCTGGCCTTCTTCGCGTCCTTCGCGGTGAAAATGCCGATGTGGCCGGTGCACACCTGGTTGCCGGACGCACACGTCGAAGCGCCGACAGCAGGGTCCGTTATTCTGGCCGGTGTTCTCCTGAAAATGGGCGGGTATGGATTCCTGCGATTCTCCATCCCGATGTTCCCGGATGCGACGGCCTATTTCACGCCGCTCGTCTTCGTCCTGTCGGTGATCGCCATCATCTACACCTCGCTGGTGGCTTTCCGGCAGACCGACATCAAGAAGCTGATCGCCTATTCCTCGGTCGCCCATATGGGTCTCGTGACGATGGGTCTTTTTGCGATGACCGAGCTGGGCGTGCAGGGCGCGATCTTCCAGATGCTCTCGCACGGCGTGATTTCCGGCGCGCTCTTCCTCGCCGTCGGCGTGATCTATGACCGTATGCACACGCGCGAAATCGCCTTCTATGGCGGGCTCGTTCACCGGATGCCGGTATACGCCGCCATTCTGGCGCTCTTCACTATGGCCAATGTCGGCCTGCCGGGCACATCCGGCTTCGTCGGTGAAATCATGGTCATGATCGGCACATTCCAGGTGTCGACCTGGGCCGCTGCAGGCGCTGCCATCGGGGTGATCCTGTCGGCCGTTTATATGCTGACCGCCTATCGCAACCTGGTGCTGGGCGACCTGACCAATCCGAAGCTGGCCGAGATCAACGACATGAATGTCCGCGAATGGGCGATCTTCACGCCGCTGATCATCGCGACCATCGTTCTCGGCTTCTTCTCGACGCTGATCACGGATGTAACCGCAGCATCGGTGGAGCAGCTGATTTCCAATTATCAGGCGGCCCTTGCCGCCAGCGCACAGTAG